The segment CAGTGCACGGTTATTTCTTGACATCATTAAGTTAGACTGACTTtcaaaaaatgtgcaaatgtttgaTCGCCCTACTAAACCTGAAATGTTGGCTACAAGGATATTTTGAGGCGTGTATAAAGATGCTGACAACAGATGGCAGGAGTGCGTCGAACCAATAACACGTGGACCACAGAAGAAGACGTCACTTCCGTGTATTGCAATAAGGATGCGAGagcacattttctttaaagaaaagaaaacactgtcatagtttaaaacaacaacacatgtgACACATGTTATTTTGCTTTGATTAAAGCCATGTTCGAGCATAGTGTCGATCTCTCCAGCCAGTGAGGCGTTGTAAACATTtcaataacttttattttgaagagttGCTCCGGAAGTTCCCTCTTGTCGTAATAGTTGAACTTGAAGGTTTGTCTGATGTCAGACGTGGAGTTtagacagtcagacagtttgCAGATAATACAATCGACCACTCGTAATTATAGATGCCATGGACTTATGGACTTATTTTCACTGACATCGGGATTGCAGAGATGTATTTTGTTGAAACGTGATGGTATGACGTGTTTCCACCTCAGCGAAGAGACGGACAAACACTCGTTCACCGTCAGATTAGCTGGAAACGTGATTTGATCTGTCAAAAACAGACACACCAAAATGCCTGCGAACATGTCACCAGTGCCCGTCCTGCCGCTTGTGATGAACTGTTTCTTGTCCGTCCTCGGCTGCATGGCCACAATGAAACTAATTCCTGCTTTCAAAGACCATTTCATCTCAGCCAGATTGTTCGGGATAGACCTaaacaaaacatccaaaaaGGAAGTGTGAGTCATCGTAATGTCTGTTCGGTTTGTTGGACTTGTTTCATGTGGTTCTAGTTAGAGGGGTACATGCATGGATATTAGACTTCcttcctccagatgatgtcacctggagtAGCTAGAAACGGATAGATATTTTTAATATGTAGCTTAATACCATTCATATGCATGTACTgctaaactaaaaactaaaactatagAAAACCAGTTGAAAATCACTCCTGATCTCactttgtttctcttcctgGTCACCCATCTCTGCAGTCCAGAGTCACAAGGAGTCATCAGTGGCACAGtcttcctcatcatcctcttcttcttcatcccAGTGCCTTTTCTTAGCTGCTTTGTAGGAGATCAGTGCATGGGCTTCCCTCATGATGAGGTGGGTTGATGGATGTATCGTAAACTTGCTTCATTCTCTCACATCTGAAACGCAGCTCTtatatctgtgttgtttttggtcAGTTTGTACAGCTGATAGGTGCACTTCTGGCCATCTGTTGCATGATTTTCCTGGGCTTTGCCGATGACGTGCTGAACCTACGGTGGAGACACAAACTTCTGCTTCCCACAGTGGCTTCCCTGCCACTACTCATGGTCTATTTTACCAACTTCGGCAACACGGTCATCGTGGTGCCCAAACCCTTCAGAGCCCTGCTTGGACTGCACTTGGATCTCGGTCAGTTGTGTGGTTGGTTGTTGTTGAATTGTTCACGTAGCAGCAGTAGAGTAGCCCAGAAACCCTTGTTTCACATTTCTTGATGGGTATACTTAAACAACTGTTATCTGGATACTTTGACTTTGGCCCATGCACATGTGGCAGTGCAGTTAGAAATGGCATTCCTTAATATTCACGTTCTGTAACTTAAGTTTTGATCTTCTACAGGTATTCTCTACTATGTCTACATGGGAATGCTTGCAGTATTCTGCACAAATGCCATCAACATCCTAGCAGGCATTAATGGCATTGAGTCTGGTCAAGCCCTTTTTATCTCTGGGTCTCTTATCGTCTTCAATCTGCTGGAGCTCAGTGGTGGGTAGTCGCTTTGTTtctcattatttcattattattgatgAAACCTGGAAGCAAGAGTGCATTGGATTTTGATATTATGCTTAGTTTGCTTTGTAGTTTGTGGAATCATTCCACCACATTTGCggaatattttacacattttaagacaaatcaGTAAATCAGATTCAGTTTGACTCAGTGCTCATctgaaatttgtttttttgtgttttatttatcagGAGATTACCGTGATGATCATGTTTTTTCCCTTTACTTCATGATACCATTCTTCTTTACAACACTAGCACTATTTTACCACAACTGGTGAGTTAAACCTAGAACTGGCGGCGATGCACATTTGAAAGTGCAGTGGGATATTTTATATGTCAGTATATTTTCTGCCAACTTACAGCCTGTTTTGTCACAGGTACccttcatctgtgtttgtgggagACACTTTCTGTTACTTTGCTGGGATGACCTTTGCTGTCGTTGGCATCCTAGGGCACTTCAGCAAAACAATGCTTCTGTTCTTCATTCCTCAAGTAGTTAACTTTATCTACTCCTTGCCTCAACTGTTTCGCATCATCCCCTGTCCCAGACACCGGCTCCCCAGGTAACCCGTTTGCTCATGAAATTAATTTGtgatatgttttcatttgtcacttaTGCTCACGGTGTGATCTCCATGTTGggctttcttccttttttttatttctcccaATGTTGCTGCCAATCAAAGACTGAATCCAGACACAGGCAAACTGGAGATGAGTTATTCTAAATTCAAAAGAAAGGATCTTTCTAAATTAGGACACCTCATAATGAAGGTAAATTagtgtttattctttttaaaatgtaattccTTTTCCCGTTGATccctttttgtgtatttttttaatttattaaataaatgtaataacaaatttatttattaatttcatttctttatattaCTATTTAAATAAGTGGAAAAAGGGCAGAATTTGTACCAATGTTGTCTATTAATGAAGGGCATGAAGGGAGGACACACATGGGGCAGGCTAGGcttccatttgtttttatttgtttataacaGCTAATATCTTTGTTTCGCAACAGGTTGCAGAGTTATTGAAGCTGCTCGAGGTGCGAAGACCCCAGGAGAAAGATGACGATTTTATTGAGTGCAACAACATGACCTTAATAAATCTGGTTCTGAAAATACTTGGCCCCATCCACGAGAGAAATCTCACAGTTCTCATGCTCATCATACAGGTATAACAAAACACCTTCTATAACCCTTCCTAAGCTGTGGGAAGTATTTGAGTTTATCACTTAATGACATATTTCCTCATCTCACTTTCCAGGTGATGGGCAGTGCGATTGCGTTTGGGATCCGTTATCATCTAGTGCGTCTCTTTTACGACGTCTAGCGTGTTCTCCAGAACACAGGAGAGAAGgcagaaaatatgattttatcgTGGAAGTAATTTGCAGGTGTGTGGTTCATCTGCCTCTTAATAGATTCCATTACCTCACAGTTACTTTTCTGCCTCAAATGCTTTCTGCAGTAAAGATCCAGCGCAGTTTGTAAAGCTAAAATTCATATTGGTAGAATGTTTTCACAAACAAGAATAAATGGTTAAAGGTCTAggcacaacagcagcactgtttttttattctccttccACTGTGGGTTTGATTTGAATTACAAGCAGGAAAAGGTAACTGGATCTTAATAATCGTGTGTGTCCGCTTTGAAGGGCATATTTTCTACTGTGTAAGTCCAGTCAGTGGGGATGGCTTCTTGTCTTCATGTCACATCAGTAACTGAGGGCTTCTAAACGGTCATTTGACTGATTTATGAATGTGGAagttctttaaaaagaaaaactgattcaCATAGTTGTGCACTGTTTGACTCTGTTCTCTTCTGCTGTTGAAGTGGAAATTACTTAGTGGGGGAGACAAGTACCCACTCACCTAATTTTGCATGACTATCATTCCTTGCAATGTGGGTGGGaacatttctatatatttttttttacttttacctcTGAAGAAATGCACACAGGATGGAGATTGTGAAGAAAAGCAGTGAAACTTTACCAGTCTGCAGAATATCATTAGTAAATGGGTGGAGGAAGGTATATAGATCGGATATTAGAGGATGTGTCTGGATTGTTGCAAAGTCTACTCAAGATCTATGGATGGTAAGTAGTGTCCTGACTGCAATAGTGAAAACTGGTTATTTTCAAATACATAActctgtttttactgaaaacaaatgtgacattatACTTTCACTGGACTATTTTGTTTGGGAATGTAATTACATGAGAAGCTTTACTGTTAAGGTGGAAGGCTCAAATTATGAAATTAAAGATTAGAAATTTTAAATCAAAGATTGtgtgatcattattattatctgcaAAGTATTTAGATTCCTTATGAAACATTGCAATAACCCAAGTATTTAACTGCAACTAAAACCTTCAAAAGTGTACAGGTACAGGAGtagcaatgtttttttttttttttaataatttcacagATATAGTGTTTCACGTTTTAATCTGCTACAATACATAAACTACACATACATTTggtttttatgtaaaattacTTTTTAGTGTATTAGCGTTGTGTTAGCagttattattacaattatttatGTGTCTTTGATATGTACCAGAGAATTTTACAGTTGCATACAGTACCTAAAAACATACTTGAGTGtattatttgaataaatgtgtttagagACATTGCAGCAGTGATTattctaaaatgtaattaaaataaggGGGAATTCCAAGCGGAATATTTCACACGCGGAACTATTGAACTGTACTTTGTTTCAAAGGGAATATTATGGCAGCACGCAGTCCGCGGTTCGTTTACAAAACAAGTCCGACATTTTTATCGCTTCAGTGCTTTAGAACGACACAGTTTGAAACTTTTAGTAAAATTTGTCGCTTTTCATGTTACTTACTTGCAAACTGTTCTAGGGAGATGTTTCTAAAGTTGTTTTAAACCTGTTGAACATTTTAGAGCGTCTCTGGTCACTTTTACTAACTAGCACCTGATGTTAGCTAACACCTGGTGGAGGCAAGGTGAAAATCAAACCTGGGAAGCAACATTTCTAGCTTCGGTTTTggcataaaacattaaatttaaccCCTCTGAGACACAAAGATGCCTCCTAACAAACGGATGCAGAAGAAAACACTTAAATTGGAGTGTGAATGGGGTTCATGTCAAGAGTCCTTCAATCGTATGGAAAACTTCTGTAACCATGTGGAGAGTCACCTTCATGCTTTAAATGCGGAGGAGGACGATGAAGAAACAGAAGGTAAGGAGTATTTAGCACTATCATTTACAATATATGCCTGTGGCTcgttttctatttaaatgtttagaggCCATATTACTCGCAACAAGACTAAAGACGTGAATCGACAGCCCCTCACTACAGGAAGTGTGTTTACCAGGATCTGCAAATACATgagattacttttttttctctaaattgTTATTGTGATGGTCATCTAAATAACCAAATACATCCCAAAAGTTCAGCAAATAgttgattcattttaaatccagtGTGCTGTTGCCTACTAATGttaattgtttgctttttgtccCAAGACGAAAGGACGTGTCTCTGGAGAGACTGTGgtttctgctctgtggaggGTCCTGAAGAGTTGCGACGGCAtctgttttttcactgttaCCACACCAAGCTGAAGCAATTGGGCCAGCAGGTGCTTAATGCCCAGCCAGAGATTGGGAGCTGCTCCATTGGCTATCAAAACCGC is part of the Anabas testudineus chromosome 14, fAnaTes1.2, whole genome shotgun sequence genome and harbors:
- the dpagt1 gene encoding UDP-N-acetylglucosamine--dolichyl-phosphate N-acetylglucosaminephosphotransferase yields the protein MPANMSPVPVLPLVMNCFLSVLGCMATMKLIPAFKDHFISARLFGIDLNKTSKKEVPESQGVISGTVFLIILFFFIPVPFLSCFVGDQCMGFPHDEFVQLIGALLAICCMIFLGFADDVLNLRWRHKLLLPTVASLPLLMVYFTNFGNTVIVVPKPFRALLGLHLDLGILYYVYMGMLAVFCTNAINILAGINGIESGQALFISGSLIVFNLLELSGDYRDDHVFSLYFMIPFFFTTLALFYHNWYPSSVFVGDTFCYFAGMTFAVVGILGHFSKTMLLFFIPQVVNFIYSLPQLFRIIPCPRHRLPRLNPDTGKLEMSYSKFKRKDLSKLGHLIMKVAELLKLLEVRRPQEKDDDFIECNNMTLINLVLKILGPIHERNLTVLMLIIQVMGSAIAFGIRYHLVRLFYDV